A part of Helicobacter ibis genomic DNA contains:
- a CDS encoding radical SAM/SPASM domain-containing protein encodes MDKVLKNIEYATSFRNKEKLEVDLGSQFVLLKENKDSLISAISNLKNAGVDFVSVKPFVFQNEEQKYDKNNGFILLDEIRDLIKEAKSYEDSNFSVIFRENAFLNKEKERNYSHCYGCNFITTLNSAGDIATCLPYWDKEEFVYGNIYKESFYEIWNGEKRKKIKRFLENDLNCKKCPTNCRPNAINEFLDDILNKDVKHKNFI; translated from the coding sequence ATGGATAAAGTGCTAAAAAATATCGAATATGCTACATCTTTTAGAAATAAAGAAAAGTTAGAGGTTGATCTAGGTTCGCAATTTGTGCTTTTAAAGGAAAATAAGGATTCTTTAATTTCTGCTATTTCTAATTTAAAAAATGCTGGAGTTGATTTTGTTTCTGTGAAACCTTTTGTGTTTCAAAATGAAGAGCAAAAATATGATAAGAATAATGGTTTTATATTACTTGATGAGATAAGAGATTTAATAAAAGAAGCAAAGAGTTATGAAGATTCAAACTTTAGTGTTATTTTTAGGGAGAATGCTTTTTTAAATAAGGAAAAAGAAAGAAATTATTCACATTGCTATGGTTGTAATTTTATTACAACACTAAATTCTGCTGGAGATATTGCAACTTGCCTTCCTTATTGGGATAAAGAGGAGTTTGTGTATGGAAATATTTACAAAGAAAGTTTTTATGAAATATGGAATGGAGAAAAAAGAAAAAAAATAAAAAGATTCTTAGAAAATGATCTAAATTGTAAGAAATGTCCTACAAATTGTCGTCCAAATGCTATTAATGAGTTTTTGGACGATATTTTAAATAAAGATGTAAAGCATAAAAATTTCATATAG
- a CDS encoding radical SAM protein has translation MKNFILDSHKLHYHLQRVAEFEKRGDCYPIYMEVSPVGLCNHRCIFCAYDYIDYPNRHLDKDRFLSFLDEASSLGIKSILYAGEGEPLIHKNIAEFVEKSKEVGIDCGMFSNGELLSEKLVQKLLPNLTFLRFSFNGGDAQTYAKIHKPSKRNTYAWGGHF, from the coding sequence TTGAAAAACTTTATTTTAGATTCACATAAATTGCATTACCACTTACAAAGAGTAGCGGAGTTTGAAAAAAGAGGAGATTGTTATCCGATATATATGGAAGTTTCTCCTGTTGGGCTTTGTAATCATAGATGTATTTTTTGTGCTTATGATTATATTGATTATCCAAATAGACATTTGGATAAGGATAGGTTTTTAAGCTTTTTAGATGAGGCTTCATCTTTGGGGATAAAAAGCATCCTTTATGCAGGAGAAGGAGAGCCACTAATCCATAAAAATATTGCAGAGTTTGTAGAAAAAAGCAAAGAAGTTGGAATTGATTGTGGAATGTTTAGCAATGGAGAGCTATTAAGTGAGAAATTAGTGCAAAAACTATTGCCTAATTTGACATTTTTGCGTTTTAGTTTCAATGGTGGAGATGCACAAACTTATGCAAAAATTCATAAGCCAAGTAAGCGTAATACCTATGCGTGGGGGGGGCATTTTTAA
- a CDS encoding radical SAM protein — MNDVFRIDSHKLLFHPMRVSKWFESFGEWEKEKEIYPIYVEVSPYGACNHRCTFCGVDYMGYKNIKIDLEIYKKTIQEMGTLGVKSVMFAGEGEPLLHRDLDLMIEATNNAGVDVGITTNFVPLKKEKLERILKNTTWIKASINAGNAESYAKIHRTKEDDFYKALDNLKEALKAREQTKSNCTIGVQMLLLPQNYKSTIEFALTLKEVGVDYLVVKPYSQHLFSKTREYEGLDYKEYLFLEKSLKDITSDKFSIIFRADTMRKLDGNRDSYKKCYSTPYFWGYISANGDVYGCSCYLSDERFSYGNINKSSFKEIWQSQKRRENIAFIQNELDIKKCRVNCRMDSINRYLWELKHPNSHVNFI; from the coding sequence ATGAATGATGTATTTAGAATAGATTCTCACAAGTTATTATTTCACCCTATGCGTGTATCAAAATGGTTTGAATCCTTTGGGGAATGGGAGAAGGAAAAAGAAATATATCCAATATATGTGGAAGTCTCTCCCTATGGAGCATGTAACCATAGATGCACATTTTGTGGTGTGGATTATATGGGCTATAAAAACATAAAAATAGACCTTGAAATTTATAAAAAAACAATACAAGAAATGGGAACTCTCGGAGTAAAAAGTGTGATGTTTGCAGGTGAGGGTGAACCATTATTGCATAGAGATTTGGATTTAATGATAGAAGCTACAAATAATGCAGGAGTTGATGTTGGAATTACTACAAACTTTGTCCCTTTAAAAAAAGAAAAATTAGAAAGAATTTTAAAAAACACAACTTGGATAAAAGCTAGTATTAATGCAGGAAATGCAGAATCTTATGCAAAGATTCATAGAACTAAAGAAGATGACTTTTATAAAGCTTTGGATAATTTAAAAGAAGCATTAAAAGCAAGAGAGCAAACAAAAAGTAATTGCACAATAGGTGTGCAAATGTTGCTTCTACCACAAAATTATAAAAGTACAATAGAGTTTGCACTTACGCTAAAAGAAGTTGGAGTTGATTATTTGGTTGTTAAGCCATATTCTCAACATCTCTTTAGCAAAACTAGAGAATATGAAGGATTAGATTATAAGGAATATTTATTTTTAGAAAAGAGTTTAAAGGATATTACTAGTGATAAATTTTCGATTATTTTTAGAGCAGATACGATGAGAAAGCTAGATGGAAATAGAGATTCTTATAAAAAGTGCTATTCTACACCGTATTTTTGGGGATATATAAGTGCTAATGGTGATGTGTATGGTTGTAGTTGCTATTTAAGCGATGAGCGATTTTCCTATGGAAATATCAATAAAAGTAGCTTTAAAGAAATTTGGCAAAGCCAAAAGAGAAGAGAAAATATAGCATTCATTCAAAATGAGCTTGATATTAAAAAGTGTAGAGTAAATTGTAGAATGGATTCTATTAATAGATATTTGTGGGAGTTAAAACACCCAAATTCTCATGTAAATTTTATATAG
- a CDS encoding radical SAM/SPASM domain-containing protein — MQIENIYIPPHYNYIALFLTLGCNLSCSYCINLNEEGSSRSSVSKKQIKPHEWIEFINKIKLLDENGKEREDIPLTFQGGEPTMYKGFYEVVNGIDSHFKLDLLTNFMFDVDEFISKVNPSKFTRDAKYAAIRVSYHPGQNDIDDLIIKHHKMRDAGFYVGIYSVATPQNLEHIKEIEFKCKNEGIDFRVKEYLGFDGKEWHGTYKYKDAISQKIEKYCECKTTELIVGPNGSVYRCHSDLYENRTPIGSILDSRFKIEDIYRPCYVYGHCNPCDIKVKTNRFQEFGHTSVSIKNIRELKDNEREALNRGNFGI; from the coding sequence TTGCAAATAGAAAACATTTATATTCCGCCACACTATAACTATATAGCTTTATTTTTAACGCTTGGGTGTAACCTATCTTGTTCTTATTGTATAAACTTAAATGAAGAGGGTTCATCTAGGAGTTCTGTTAGCAAAAAACAAATAAAACCACATGAGTGGATAGAGTTTATAAACAAAATAAAACTGCTTGATGAAAATGGCAAAGAAAGAGAAGATATACCGCTTACATTTCAAGGTGGTGAGCCTACTATGTATAAAGGATTCTATGAAGTTGTAAATGGAATAGATTCGCATTTCAAGCTTGATTTGCTAACAAATTTTATGTTTGATGTTGATGAATTTATCTCTAAAGTTAATCCTTCTAAATTTACAAGAGATGCAAAATATGCTGCAATTAGAGTTAGCTATCATCCTGGGCAAAATGATATAGATGATTTGATTATTAAGCATCACAAAATGCGTGATGCTGGATTTTATGTTGGAATCTATTCTGTTGCTACACCACAAAATCTAGAACATATAAAGGAAATTGAATTTAAGTGTAAAAATGAAGGCATTGATTTTAGGGTTAAAGAATATCTAGGTTTTGATGGCAAAGAATGGCATGGAACATATAAATATAAAGATGCAATAAGCCAAAAGATAGAGAAATATTGTGAGTGTAAAACCACAGAATTAATTGTTGGGCCTAATGGAAGTGTGTATAGATGTCATTCTGATTTGTATGAAAATAGAACACCTATTGGAAGTATTTTGGATTCTAGATTTAAAATAGAAGATATTTATCGTCCTTGCTATGTTTATGGACATTGTAATCCTTGTGATATTAAGGTTAAGACAAATAGATTCCAAGAGTTTGGTCATACTTCAGTGAGTATAAAAAATATTAGAGAACTAAAAGATAATGAAAGAGAAGCATTAAATAGAGGGAATTTTGGAATATGA
- a CDS encoding tetratricopeptide repeat protein → MELTKIIYDIETLDNEGFIKLCYFIRDGGELEEQVRFQIAEALQKRALLELQNNNTVEFNLFWSYGVCRGIKKNKLFKSYIQKYKKAHAHTNIDKLQNLISITILEILSGNGEVALESFAKELMLVKIDNSVSNLLLFVCEFFTCNKIPIEVFLRILKETLGEFSKLNNEEKRSVLNWTLQCFWNVGHYIAHRSWLDIYPMMKSILSKALKDSNLALSLYLEFIIYHIYGNLATCGDDWKKYNDEITKLTEFYYKQYAKNLIPCKKQKAKNGKIKVALIKDRIVSNSPNNVEYSFIKALLAHKDIADNYEFNIISLSYIEKSQDSLECMQEYCKLGVDVYLPSASVVNDDICYHSHLQKVLKIRESILDIGIDIAIFDNNLPISSFLLISRCAPLQIFWSHGNGYYDIEGIDKRISHFSPESPYKIEQVHVPMDRDKFYNPQIDESLIIKEKAKYPIKNDTVVLGVIGRLVKVDSDEYLETIAKILKENQNTIFIAAGNGNEPDIRKKVEALGVSDRFFMPGFVNPHVYGHIIDIFCDTFPLGQGESLDEFLAKKGVSVSYEKREYQGPIELKELKYGDKSLVWVENLEELTPEVAGFSELLESTKEDYEYGQIIFIYNKKGIKIHKDIKPYSMYVKVGTKDMLTFADFTLKVENGGFTYIKGYRLLPKNIPLSIGYAQNLTLQQQKGFREIAKKYYDVEIFGQGYTKEQYIELVSTLVANKKIYKRRGERTKKIKEIYYNFALKECKKGFLEVINCK, encoded by the coding sequence ATGGAGCTAACAAAAATTATTTATGATATAGAAACTTTAGATAATGAAGGATTTATAAAGCTTTGCTATTTTATTAGAGATGGTGGGGAGCTAGAGGAGCAAGTAAGGTTTCAAATAGCAGAAGCCTTACAAAAGAGGGCGTTACTCGAGTTGCAAAACAACAATACAGTGGAGTTTAATTTATTTTGGAGCTATGGTGTATGTCGTGGTATAAAGAAAAATAAACTATTTAAATCATATATCCAAAAATATAAAAAAGCACACGCACATACCAATATAGATAAGCTACAAAATTTGATTTCTATTACTATCTTAGAGATTCTAAGTGGTAATGGAGAGGTTGCTTTAGAATCCTTTGCAAAAGAGTTAATGCTAGTTAAAATTGATAATAGTGTTTCTAATTTGCTTTTGTTTGTTTGTGAATTTTTCACTTGTAATAAGATACCTATAGAAGTATTTTTGAGAATCCTAAAAGAAACGCTAGGAGAATTTTCTAAGCTTAATAATGAAGAAAAGAGGAGTGTATTAAACTGGACATTGCAGTGCTTTTGGAATGTAGGACATTATATTGCTCATAGATCTTGGCTAGATATATACCCTATGATGAAAAGCATCCTTAGTAAAGCTCTAAAAGATTCCAATCTTGCTTTATCGTTGTATTTGGAATTTATTATTTATCACATCTATGGAAACTTAGCCACTTGTGGTGATGATTGGAAAAAATATAATGATGAAATAACAAAATTAACAGAATTTTATTATAAGCAATATGCAAAAAATCTAATCCCATGTAAAAAACAAAAAGCTAAGAATGGGAAAATAAAAGTAGCCCTAATAAAGGATAGAATTGTATCTAACTCACCAAATAATGTAGAGTATTCTTTTATAAAGGCATTGTTAGCCCATAAAGATATAGCTGATAATTATGAATTTAATATTATCTCTCTATCATATATTGAGAAAAGTCAAGATTCTTTAGAGTGTATGCAGGAGTATTGTAAACTTGGCGTTGATGTATATCTGCCAAGTGCATCTGTTGTGAATGATGATATATGTTACCACTCTCATCTGCAAAAGGTACTAAAAATAAGAGAGAGTATTTTAGATATAGGAATAGATATAGCTATATTTGATAATAATCTTCCTATATCTAGCTTTTTGCTAATTAGTAGATGCGCTCCTTTGCAAATTTTTTGGAGTCATGGGAATGGATACTATGATATAGAGGGTATTGATAAGAGAATAAGTCATTTTTCTCCTGAATCTCCATATAAAATAGAGCAAGTCCATGTGCCTATGGATAGAGATAAATTCTACAATCCCCAAATTGATGAAAGTCTAATAATAAAAGAAAAAGCAAAATATCCTATAAAAAACGATACCGTTGTGCTTGGTGTTATTGGTAGGCTTGTAAAAGTTGATAGTGATGAGTATTTGGAGACTATAGCAAAGATTCTAAAAGAAAATCAAAATACTATTTTCATTGCTGCTGGAAATGGAAATGAACCTGATATTAGAAAAAAGGTTGAAGCATTAGGAGTTAGTGATAGATTTTTTATGCCCGGCTTTGTTAATCCTCATGTGTATGGACATATAATTGATATATTCTGTGATACATTCCCTCTAGGACAAGGAGAGAGCTTGGATGAGTTTTTAGCTAAGAAGGGCGTATCTGTAAGCTATGAAAAAAGAGAGTATCAAGGACCAATAGAATTAAAAGAGCTAAAATATGGTGATAAAAGCTTGGTATGGGTTGAGAATTTAGAAGAGCTAACACCAGAGGTTGCAGGATTTAGTGAATTATTAGAATCTACTAAGGAAGATTATGAATATGGGCAAATAATCTTTATCTACAATAAAAAGGGAATAAAGATTCATAAAGATATAAAGCCGTATTCAATGTATGTAAAAGTAGGTACCAAAGATATGCTGACTTTTGCTGATTTTACATTGAAAGTTGAAAATGGTGGTTTTACATATATTAAAGGTTATCGTTTGCTTCCTAAGAATATTCCACTAAGTATTGGATATGCACAAAATTTAACATTGCAACAACAAAAAGGCTTTAGAGAAATTGCTAAGAAATATTATGATGTAGAAATTTTTGGTCAAGGATATACTAAAGAGCAGTATATAGAACTAGTTAGCACATTAGTAGCAAATAAAAAAATATACAAAAGAAGAGGCGAGAGAACTAAAAAAATAAAAGAAATTTATTATAATTTCGCACTAAAAGAATGCAAAAAAGGATTTTTAGAGGTGATAAATTGCAAATAG
- a CDS encoding glycosyltransferase family protein, translating into MELQEEEIIKRLQESQSKKDLNNVCMLLRAFGKGWQENLETPLKEQIAQLLQDKSYEIIFKGGDVPDRTILWAYGIFDCARDDERFLSYVDFCKPYIRDTSLSYYERLLFIDYASVAIMLSGDREGAVKFFLENIMFLTLNDYYIADLNDFVLTFLYYYYIPIEWILEIQRKNLSDEVYFSLDNTTRRSIFLWSMHCFWNTRHYFNNLKWRDNYPVWLEVLRGLLERNELDEAMYVEFYIYHKFGNSAQIDEDWEEYNASVVKLVEPYFVEYGKKLPKCKDDICIEENRKIKIGILEDRIVGNSPYKVEYSLYKALMGSDEFVSKYELVVYSMSYIQKSADGKVEIESIRDLGVKVVSLSDILLKEGYYYSHLNKALTIRNYIFQDGIDILISTGTIDCSDFLFCTRSAPRQIYWSHGNGSYDIFGIDDRISHFNPRSKEFKFEQFFIPMDRDKFYNPQIDESLIIKEKAKYPIKNDTVVLGVIGRLVKVDSEEYLETIAKILKENQNTIFIAAGNGNEPDIRKKVEALGVSDRFFMPGFVNPHVYGHIIDIFCNTFPLDQGESFSEFLAKRGAFLNLLNRECTFSGKLRELKLGKKVLVYCDNLEEFKPNVCGFDEFIKTDCIFVTNKKLKVCDDIRDRVYVADISNEDMELLGDYKIHVVGDCFEHLGGNFVCEKELIWCVYHAKNLRWWKEMADNIQEYYIDGSYIGWCCSAFSKEQYIKKAKFLIENKKARDKLGEFYGKHGVLQTNKFQQELIKKFTQIIRG; encoded by the coding sequence ATGGAATTGCAAGAAGAAGAAATAATAAAGAGGCTACAAGAATCACAGAGTAAAAAAGATCTAAATAATGTATGTATGTTGCTAAGAGCTTTTGGCAAGGGTTGGCAGGAGAACTTAGAAACGCCATTAAAAGAACAAATAGCACAACTATTGCAAGATAAATCTTATGAGATAATTTTTAAAGGTGGTGATGTACCAGATAGGACTATTTTATGGGCTTATGGTATTTTTGATTGTGCGAGAGACGATGAGCGGTTTTTAAGTTATGTTGATTTTTGCAAACCTTATATTAGAGATACTTCTTTATCTTATTATGAAAGATTGTTATTTATTGACTATGCAAGTGTCGCTATTATGCTTAGTGGAGATAGAGAAGGGGCTGTTAAATTTTTCTTAGAAAACATAATGTTTTTAACTTTAAATGATTATTATATTGCTGATTTGAATGATTTTGTTCTTACATTTTTGTATTACTATTATATACCTATTGAGTGGATTTTGGAGATTCAAAGGAAGAATCTAAGTGATGAAGTGTATTTTAGCCTTGATAATACAACAAGGAGAAGTATATTTTTATGGTCTATGCACTGCTTTTGGAACACTAGACATTATTTTAATAATTTAAAATGGAGAGACAATTATCCTGTGTGGCTTGAAGTTTTGAGGGGCCTGTTAGAAAGAAATGAACTTGATGAGGCCATGTATGTGGAATTTTATATTTATCATAAATTTGGTAATTCAGCTCAAATAGATGAAGATTGGGAGGAGTATAATGCAAGTGTAGTAAAGTTGGTGGAACCGTATTTCGTAGAATATGGTAAAAAACTTCCAAAATGCAAAGACGACATATGTATAGAAGAAAATAGAAAAATCAAAATAGGAATATTAGAGGATAGAATTGTTGGTAATTCACCGTATAAAGTTGAGTATTCCTTATATAAAGCATTAATGGGTAGCGATGAGTTTGTTAGTAAATATGAATTGGTAGTATACTCTATGTCCTACATACAAAAAAGTGCTGATGGTAAAGTAGAAATAGAATCTATACGAGACTTGGGTGTAAAAGTGGTAAGTTTGTCTGATATATTGCTTAAAGAGGGTTATTATTATTCTCATTTAAATAAAGCTTTGACAATTAGAAATTATATATTCCAAGATGGTATTGATATTTTAATTTCAACAGGCACTATAGATTGTTCTGATTTTTTATTCTGCACTAGAAGTGCTCCGAGACAGATATATTGGTCTCATGGAAATGGTTCGTATGATATATTTGGAATAGATGATAGAATAAGTCACTTTAATCCACGTAGCAAGGAATTTAAATTTGAGCAATTTTTTATACCTATGGATAGAGATAAATTCTACAATCCCCAAATTGATGAAAGTCTAATAATAAAAGAAAAAGCAAAATATCCTATAAAAAACGATACCGTTGTGCTTGGTGTTATTGGTAGGCTTGTAAAAGTTGATAGTGAAGAGTATTTGGAAACTATAGCAAAGATTCTAAAAGAAAATCAAAATACTATTTTCATTGCTGCTGGAAATGGAAATGAACCTGATATTAGAAAAAAGGTTGAAGCATTAGGAGTTAGTGATAGATTTTTTATGCCCGGCTTTGTTAATCCTCATGTATATGGACATATAATTGATATATTCTGTAATACATTCCCTTTGGATCAAGGTGAGAGTTTTTCTGAGTTTTTAGCAAAAAGGGGTGCATTTTTGAATTTGCTAAATAGAGAATGCACATTTAGTGGAAAGTTAAGAGAATTAAAACTTGGTAAAAAAGTATTAGTATATTGTGATAACTTAGAAGAGTTTAAGCCAAATGTTTGCGGGTTTGATGAATTTATAAAGACGGATTGTATTTTTGTTACAAACAAGAAATTAAAAGTGTGTGATGATATAAGAGATAGAGTGTATGTGGCTGATATTAGCAATGAAGATATGGAACTTTTGGGTGATTATAAGATTCATGTAGTGGGTGATTGTTTTGAGCATTTAGGTGGGAATTTTGTCTGCGAAAAAGAGCTTATATGGTGTGTATATCACGCAAAGAATCTTAGATGGTGGAAAGAAATGGCAGATAATATACAAGAATATTATATAGATGGTAGTTATATTGGTTGGTGTTGCAGTGCGTTTAGTAAGGAGCAATATATAAAAAAGGCAAAATTTTTAATAGAAAACAAAAAGGCAAGAGATAAACTTGGGGAATTTTATGGAAAACATGGAGTGTTGCAAACAAACAAATTCCAGCAAGAATTAATTAAAAAATTCACACAAATAATTAGAGGCTAG
- a CDS encoding SPASM domain-containing protein produces the protein MKFQICQNLQFLKDNDFDIKCQLTIQHEIELYKEALDFMFEVSKFRDDFYVDLYNPSNKYWEQNEFNNIPNKRHSCGFISSSLYVLPDGSVTKCEFQRGMLASRDVTLLSFGNIYSQTIENIWNSSLHRDICTRYKIGDNKEGMLDVCKICKSSWWNEVY, from the coding sequence ATGAAATTTCAAATTTGTCAAAACTTACAATTTTTAAAAGATAATGATTTCGATATAAAATGCCAACTTACTATTCAGCATGAAATTGAACTCTATAAAGAAGCATTGGATTTTATGTTTGAAGTGTCCAAATTTAGAGATGATTTTTATGTTGATTTATATAATCCAAGCAATAAATATTGGGAACAAAATGAATTTAACAATATCCCAAACAAAAGACATAGTTGCGGATTTATCAGTTCTAGTTTATATGTTTTGCCAGATGGAAGTGTAACTAAATGTGAATTTCAAAGAGGTATGTTGGCTAGTAGGGATGTAACTCTACTTAGTTTTGGGAATATATATAGCCAAACGATAGAAAATATTTGGAATAGTAGTTTGCATAGGGATATATGCACACGGTATAAAATCGGAGATAATAAAGAAGGTATGCTTGATGTATGCAAGATATGTAAATCATCTTGGTGGAATGAAGTGTATTAA